A single window of Eucalyptus grandis isolate ANBG69807.140 chromosome 1, ASM1654582v1, whole genome shotgun sequence DNA harbors:
- the LOC104428218 gene encoding putative receptor-like protein kinase At3g47110 produces the protein MSSMRGLQVLNVSNNRLSGQIPKYLKSLNLTNLSLSYNNFEGALPMGGVFGSANSTSVVGNKKLCGGLQDFQLPKCNYKVSKRTRISRIAKIMISTFSTLVGVVCILILLYFFWFGDNKKVSASSSSEDGLLHVSYHNLLKATGGFSSTNLLGMGNFGSVYKGLLDQTQSIVAIKILNLARHGASKSFIAECQALRRIRHRNLVKVLTICSGFDFNGNDFKALVYEFMSNGSLDEWLHPTASQYTKRSKLSLLDRVNIATDVACALDYLHHRYENPIVHCDLKPGNVLLDDEMTGHVGDFGLARFLPEATHKLLGDQSSSIELKGSFGYIAPEYGSVNAISTKGDVYSFGVLILEMFIGKRPTDDMFENGMNLHRFAKAALVDEVEKAIDPLLLEEIDKSEKRQTVPLDGKNKSWFSSLECLVSIIEIGVICSSESPGERMDIYDALTKLQGIRKKLLEFIAIA, from the exons ATGAGTTCCATGAGAGGCCTTCAAGTTTTAAATGTTTCCAACAACCGATTGTCTGGCCAAATTCCAAAATATCTAAAGTCACTCAATCTAACAAATCTGAGCCTATCTTACAACAATTTTGAGGGTGCATTGCCTATGGGAGGAGTTTTTGGAAGTGCCAATTCAACTTCAGTTGTTGGAAACAAGAAGCTTTGCGGGGGTCTGCAAGATTTTCAACTACCCAAATGCAACTACAAAGTGTCAAAACGGACAAGAATAAGTAGAATTGCAAAAATCATGATATCCACATTCTCTACTCTTGTAGGTGTAGTTTGCATACTCATTTTGTTATACTTCTTCTGGTTTGGAGATAATAAGAAAGTATCGGCTTCAAGCTCTTCAGAAGATGGGCTTTTGCATGTTTCTTATCACAATCTATTGAAGGCAACGGGTGGATTCTCCTCCACCAATTTGCTCGGCATGGGCAATTTTGGGTCCGTGTACAAAGGGCTTCTTGATCAAACTCAGTCGATTGTGGCCATCAAGATTCTCAACCTTGCACGTCATGGAGCTTCCAAAAGCTTCATAGCTGAGTGTCAAGCCTTGAGAAGAATTCGACACCGTAATCTTGTGAAGGTACTCACGATATGTTCTGGGTTTGATTTTAATGGAAATGACTTCAAGGCACTGGTCTATGAATTCATGTCAAATGGGAGCTTGGATGAATGGTTGCACCCAACCGCATCACAGTATACAAAGAGAAGCAAGTTAAGTCTGCTTGACAGAGTGAATATTGCCACCGATGTTGCTTGTGCACTAGATTATCTCCATCATCGCTATGAAAATCCGATAGTTCATTGTGATTTAAAGCCGGGCAATGTCCTTCTTGATGATGAAATGACTGGACATGTAGGCGATTTTGGGCTTGCCAGGTTCCTTCCAGAAGCAACACATAAGTTATTAGGCGATCAATCAAGCTCTATCGAATTAAAAGGATCTTTTGGCTACATAGCCCCAG AGTACGGCTCGGTAAATGCAATATCCACAAAAGGagatgtgtatagctttggagtCCTCATTTTGGAGATGTTCATAGGCAAGAGGCCGACCGATGACATGTTTGAAAATGGGATGAACCTTCATCGCTTCGCTAAGGCAGCTCTAGTAGACGAAGTGGAAAAGGCAATCGATCCTCTTCTACTTGAGGAAATCGACAAGTCAGAGAAAAGACAAACCGTCCCTCTAGATGGCAAGAACAAAAGCTGGTTTAGTTCTCTGGAGTGTTTGGTTTCGATCATCGAAATTGGAGTCATTTGCTCTTCTGAGTCTCCAGGGGAACGAATGGACATCTACGATGCATTGACTAAACTCCAAGGAATCAGGAAGAAACTTCTTGAGTTCATTGCCATTGCCTAG